The Bacillota bacterium sequence CCGAACACGGAAGTTAAGCCCTCCAGCGCCGATGGTACTGGGGTTCTCCCCGGGAGAGTAGGTCGCTGCCAGGAAAAAATAATTCCTCGGTAGCTCAACGGTAGAGCATCCGGCTGTTAACCGGAGGGTTGCAGGTTCGAATCCTGCCCGGGGAGCCAGCGAATAACGAAAGCGGGGTAAAAATCCCCGCTTTTTTTATTTGAAATTCGCGTGTCAGAAACCGCCGTTTGTCTCTGATAAGCTGCCCTGGTCCACTCCCATAATCCTTTTCAAAAAGAAAAGAGCGTTTCCATCCTCAGTACTCTCCTGTGAATTTAACTTGGAGTCCTGCCCAAAAACCCTATGGGGGTAGATATTTGGCTTTGAAAAAACAACTTGGTAAACAATTTCAGGTCGCCAGCTCAAGTATGCTTTATTTTGCTTAATAATTGAACGGAAAATGGAGTTGCTTGCCGGTGGTAATTCTATTCGTTAATTGATAAATATATAGGTAAGTCAAACAGTTTTTAGAAGAGATGAAGTTGACGGAGGTTCTAGATGACCTTTTTCGAGCTCGTGGTGGCACGCTGGAGTAAAATTGCAGTTCTGACGCAAGAACACATTTTTCTTGTTTTTATTTCAGTCCTCGTTGCGATGTGCTTGGGTATTGCCATCGGAATCGCAATTACTTATTACCAGCCTGCGGCCCGTGTCATCCTTGCTTTTTGCCAGATTTTGATGACTGTTCCCAGCCTGGCGATGGTAGGACTCCTCCTGCCTTTGTTCGGGATCGGCTTTAAAACAGGAGTGGCCGCTTTAATTCTCTACTCTCTCCTCCCTATTGTTCGCAATACCTATACGGGGATTCAGGAAATTAGTCCCCCGATTCTTGAAGCAGCGAAGGGGATGGGCATGAAGGAATTAACGATCCTCCGGCGGATCAAACTGCCGGTTGCCTTTCCTGTAATCATGGCGGGGATCCGTACGGCAGTGGTGATGATTGTTGGAATCGCGGCGATTGCCTCCTATATTGGAGCCGGTGGGTTGGGTGAATTTATCTTTCGTGGGATCTCCCAGTGGAACAAGCAGCTTGTCTTGCTGGGAGCTATCTGTATCTCTGTGCTGGCAATAGTGTTTGATCTTTTATTTAAGTACCTGGAACACCACCTTCGTGAGATTTAAAAGTACAGCGGGGAGGGTTAGGATGATCAGGTTGGAGCTTGTTACTAAGATTTACCCGGGCCAGAAAAATCCCGTCGTCAACGAACTTAGCCTGGAGGTGCCCGCGGGGGAAGTTTGTATCCTGCTGGGGCCTTCTGGTTGCGGCAAAACGACAACTCTTAAAATGATTAACCGTCTTGTGGAACCGACTTCAGGAGAAATTTACATAAACGGCCGGAATAACCAGGATCTTGATCCTATCAAGTTGCGCCTCAATATCGGGTATGTCATTCAAGAAGTTGGATTATTCCCCCATATGACGATTGCAGAAAATATCGCGACCGTACCCCGTGAGAAAAAGTGGCCCGAAGAAAAGATCCGCGCCCGGGTGCACGAAATGCTCCGGCTGGTAGGCCTTGAGCCTGATCTTTACGGCGGGCGGAAACCCGCGGCCCTGAGCGGAGGGCAAAGGCAGCGGGTTGGGGTGGCCCGCGCCCTTGCGGCGGACCCTCCTATCCTCCTGATGGACGAACCTTTCGGGGCGGTTGATCCTATTACGCGGGCCCACCTGCAAAACGAGTTTTTGAGG is a genomic window containing:
- a CDS encoding ABC transporter permease, with protein sequence MTFFELVVARWSKIAVLTQEHIFLVFISVLVAMCLGIAIGIAITYYQPAARVILAFCQILMTVPSLAMVGLLLPLFGIGFKTGVAALILYSLLPIVRNTYTGIQEISPPILEAAKGMGMKELTILRRIKLPVAFPVIMAGIRTAVVMIVGIAAIASYIGAGGLGEFIFRGISQWNKQLVLLGAICISVLAIVFDLLFKYLEHHLREI